The Lactobacillus sp. ESL0680 genome has a segment encoding these proteins:
- a CDS encoding phage scaffolding protein — MKREDLEKLGLSGDVIDKVIIMHGEDVNAIKAKSTELEETNKSLTEQIANRDKDLKKLQKQVKDNDDVSDQLKDLQAQYKQDTAKLNEQLSQTKLNNAIDQSLTQSKVRNTKAAKALLNMDNIKLDEQGNLIGLDEQVKGLKQSDAYLFDEGSKQPYTPANGQPTGNDETQTMTNIFTKGLVNNDDNN; from the coding sequence ATGAAAAGAGAAGATTTAGAAAAGTTAGGTTTGAGTGGAGATGTAATTGACAAAGTCATAATAATGCATGGTGAAGATGTTAATGCTATCAAGGCTAAGTCTACTGAACTTGAGGAAACCAATAAATCATTAACTGAACAGATTGCCAATCGTGACAAGGACTTGAAAAAGCTGCAGAAACAAGTCAAAGACAACGATGACGTTTCTGACCAGTTAAAGGATTTGCAAGCACAATACAAACAGGACACAGCCAAGCTTAATGAGCAATTAAGTCAGACTAAGTTAAACAATGCAATTGACCAGTCTTTGACGCAAAGTAAAGTACGCAATACTAAGGCTGCCAAAGCATTACTTAACATGGATAACATCAAGCTTGATGAGCAGGGCAATTTGATTGGCTTAGATGAACAGGTAAAAGGGCTTAAGCAGTCTGATGCTTATTTGTTTGATGAGGGCAGTAAGCAGCCATACACACCTGCAAATGGCCAGCCAACTGGTAATGATGAAACTCAAACTATGACAAATATATTTACGAAAGGATTGGTAAATAACGATGACAACAATTAA
- a CDS encoding YjcQ family protein, giving the protein MAKDDYFVIMYMLLKRLYDYLKQGKFISNQELEEIGSQYNQQYWAYILFNMSDQGYITGIIPIKALGGTGIKYDNVQITPAGIEYLFSNSMMERVKRTLKDIKGIIPGM; this is encoded by the coding sequence ATGGCTAAAGATGATTATTTTGTAATTATGTACATGCTGCTTAAGCGGCTATATGATTACCTCAAACAGGGAAAGTTTATTTCGAATCAAGAATTAGAAGAAATTGGCAGTCAATACAATCAACAGTATTGGGCTTATATTTTGTTTAACATGTCAGACCAAGGTTATATCACTGGCATTATACCAATTAAAGCGTTAGGCGGAACAGGTATTAAATATGATAATGTGCAGATTACTCCTGCAGGTATTGAATACTTATTCAGCAATTCAATGATGGAGCGTGTTAAAAGAACGTTGAAAGATATTAAAGGAATTATTCCTGGAATGTAG
- a CDS encoding capsid protein, whose protein sequence is MTTINFAEQYQQAIQDSFYNMDGVLYSRDLWNSPSNSMIKFDGAKHIKLPKLTILSGRKDRQRRTITGFSTNYSNDWESYELTNERYWQTLVDPLDVDETNYVVSIANITKQFNLTQKMPEQDRFMFSRLYSQKNDLDSGKGITTDTLDENNILEAFDNMMLDFDEARVPAQNRVLYITPKMNAVLKRAVAKNRTMAVDANNPQRTVYSIDAVKIVVVPADLMQTEFDFSDGSKTIDDSKQIDMFLIYNGIQIAPEKYSFAGFDAPSAANSGNYLYYEESYNDVLLLQTKTAGIEFVVSDKPAASAPSAPQTEDVGPEQDTPVSKATKSTKSSK, encoded by the coding sequence ATGACAACAATTAATTTTGCTGAACAATATCAGCAAGCAATTCAAGACTCGTTCTACAATATGGACGGTGTTTTATATTCAAGAGATCTGTGGAACTCACCATCAAATTCAATGATTAAATTCGATGGCGCAAAGCACATTAAACTGCCTAAGCTCACTATTCTCTCTGGTCGTAAGGATCGGCAACGGCGCACAATTACTGGTTTTAGCACCAACTATTCAAATGATTGGGAAAGCTATGAATTAACTAATGAACGTTATTGGCAAACGCTTGTAGATCCGCTTGATGTTGATGAAACTAACTATGTTGTTTCGATTGCTAACATTACTAAGCAATTCAATTTGACGCAAAAGATGCCGGAACAAGACAGATTTATGTTTAGTCGGCTATATAGTCAAAAGAATGACTTAGATAGTGGCAAAGGCATCACTACTGATACGCTTGATGAGAATAATATCCTAGAAGCATTTGACAATATGATGCTGGACTTTGATGAAGCACGTGTACCGGCTCAAAATAGAGTGCTTTACATTACACCTAAAATGAATGCAGTTTTGAAACGTGCAGTAGCTAAGAATCGAACAATGGCAGTTGATGCTAATAATCCACAAAGAACGGTTTATAGCATTGACGCAGTAAAGATTGTGGTTGTTCCGGCTGATTTAATGCAAACCGAATTTGATTTTAGTGATGGTTCAAAGACAATTGATGATTCTAAACAAATTGATATGTTCTTAATTTACAATGGTATCCAAATTGCACCTGAGAAATATTCATTTGCTGGTTTTGATGCACCAAGTGCAGCTAATTCAGGTAATTACTTGTACTATGAAGAGTCATACAATGATGTTCTTCTATTACAAACTAAGACAGCTGGAATTGAGTTCGTTGTTTCTGATAAGCCTGCAGCTTCTGCTCCGTCAGCTCCGCAAACTGAAGATGTTGGACCAGAGCAAGATACACCAGTAAGTAAGGCAACCAAATCTACGAAGTCTAGTAAATAG